Proteins from a single region of Butyrivibrio fibrisolvens:
- a CDS encoding HPr family phosphocarrier protein: MVSQKVVIKNPTGLHLRPAGILCKVAMRYKSLITFQVRENTANAKSVLSVLGAGVKCGDELEFTCQGIDEEEALAGMVQAVEDGLGEI, from the coding sequence ATGGTTAGTCAGAAGGTAGTCATTAAGAATCCTACCGGACTCCACTTGCGTCCAGCAGGTATTCTTTGCAAAGTGGCTATGAGATATAAATCGCTGATCACTTTTCAGGTAAGAGAGAATACAGCTAATGCGAAAAGTGTATTAAGCGTTCTTGGTGCAGGTGTTAAGTGCGGTGATGAACTTGAATTTACATGTCAGGGAATTGATGAAGAAGAAGCACTTGCCGGAATGGTTCAGGCAGTCGAAGACGGACTTGGAGAAATATAA
- a CDS encoding class I tRNA ligase family protein — translation MNLRNCSRCGKMFNYVAGPPICENCKKALEDDFQKVKQYVQDNPKASLKQIAEENDVKLNQIKEWIREERLMFSKDSPIQLQCENCGAPVQTGRLCQNCKNKMANNLTDAFHKEAPKIQMPAKKEDKGGMRFLRP, via the coding sequence ATGAATTTACGTAACTGTTCAAGATGTGGTAAGATGTTCAATTATGTAGCAGGACCACCAATTTGCGAAAATTGCAAAAAGGCCCTGGAGGATGATTTCCAGAAGGTAAAACAATACGTTCAGGATAATCCTAAAGCATCTCTTAAGCAGATTGCGGAAGAGAATGATGTTAAACTTAATCAGATCAAAGAGTGGATCCGTGAAGAAAGACTTATGTTCTCTAAGGATTCACCTATTCAGTTACAATGCGAGAATTGTGGTGCTCCGGTTCAGACAGGCCGTCTGTGTCAGAATTGTAAGAATAAGATGGCTAATAATCTGACAGATGCTTTCCATAAGGAAGCGCCCAAGATTCAGATGCCTGCGAAGAAGGAAGATAAGGGAGGTATGCGCTTCCTGCGTCCCTGA
- a CDS encoding ATP-dependent RecD-like DNA helicase, translating to MEKIKGYIEHFVYKNEENGYGVATVISDGDEITCVGTFRDADVGDTLEIEGELVQHPMYGDQIKVSRYTIVEPEDAQAMERYLASGAIKGVGAALAARIIKKFGEDTFRIIEMEPERLAEIRGISERKAIEIATQMSEKREARDIMIFLQRYGISDTMAVKIYNTYGGSVYTVMQQNPYKLAEDIGGIGFKTADEIASRIGFSVDSDFRIRSGILYMLQEGAQEGNTYLPKNILIKRTSSLLRVDEDLILSQLDYLAIERRIIIRDEDKVYSSQLFGEERACAQRLYDLNIHLDVDENSGTRKAQLDRIRFIEKKKNIELDDLQREAILKSASNGILILTGGPGTGKTTTINTIISYFEEEGLDIQLAAPTGRAAKRMTEATGYEARTIHRLLEISGGVPEDNAVKQTARFNRDQDNPLEADVIIIDEMSMVDIHLFHALLKAVIPGMHLIFVGDSSQLPSVGPGQILHDLISCGKFATVVLNHIFRQAKESDIVMNAHYINQGQMPGLSNKSKDFFFLERNDYNIIYKHMIMLIRDKLPGYVDADPFDIQVLTPMKKGALGCETLNKILQQYLNPADPSKAEYMHGDRLLRVGDKVMQIHNNYQAEWEIIGKYNIPIDGGTGIFNGDMGRIVSITTATSSLVVEFDEKRRVTYSFSNLDELELAYAVTIHKSQGSEYPAIVIPLLGGPRMLTNRNLLYTAVTRARKCVMILGSKDAIREMVENEDQLSRYTGLKDQIEEIMSYDE from the coding sequence ATGGAAAAGATTAAGGGTTATATAGAGCATTTTGTCTATAAAAATGAAGAGAACGGATACGGCGTAGCAACCGTCATATCTGATGGGGACGAGATTACCTGTGTTGGTACATTTCGTGATGCTGATGTGGGAGATACTCTTGAGATCGAGGGAGAGCTTGTTCAGCATCCTATGTACGGAGATCAGATCAAAGTTTCCAGATATACGATCGTAGAACCTGAAGATGCCCAGGCAATGGAGAGATACCTTGCAAGCGGGGCTATCAAGGGAGTCGGAGCAGCACTCGCTGCACGTATCATCAAAAAATTCGGAGAAGATACTTTTCGCATAATCGAAATGGAACCTGAGCGCCTTGCTGAGATCAGAGGCATCAGCGAAAGAAAAGCCATTGAGATCGCAACTCAGATGAGCGAAAAGCGTGAAGCAAGAGATATAATGATATTCCTTCAAAGATATGGAATATCAGACACTATGGCTGTTAAGATCTACAACACTTATGGCGGTAGTGTATATACAGTCATGCAGCAAAATCCTTATAAGCTTGCAGAAGACATAGGCGGTATCGGATTTAAGACTGCAGATGAGATTGCAAGTAGAATTGGGTTCAGCGTAGATTCAGACTTCCGCATAAGAAGTGGAATACTCTATATGCTTCAGGAAGGAGCTCAGGAAGGTAATACTTATCTGCCCAAGAATATCCTGATCAAAAGAACTTCATCACTTCTTAGAGTTGACGAAGACCTGATACTTTCCCAGCTTGATTATCTTGCGATCGAAAGAAGGATCATTATAAGGGATGAAGACAAAGTATACAGCTCACAGCTTTTTGGCGAAGAGAGAGCCTGCGCTCAAAGACTCTATGACCTTAATATCCATCTTGATGTTGATGAAAATTCCGGAACCAGAAAAGCCCAGCTTGACAGGATCCGTTTTATAGAGAAGAAAAAGAATATCGAGCTTGATGATCTTCAAAGAGAAGCAATCCTTAAGAGTGCTTCTAATGGAATCCTCATTCTTACAGGTGGTCCCGGTACAGGTAAGACTACAACTATAAATACTATAATCAGTTATTTTGAAGAAGAAGGCCTTGATATCCAGCTTGCAGCCCCTACAGGAAGAGCAGCTAAACGTATGACAGAAGCTACAGGCTATGAAGCAAGGACTATCCACAGACTTCTTGAGATATCAGGTGGAGTTCCTGAAGATAATGCAGTCAAGCAGACAGCTCGTTTTAATCGTGATCAGGATAACCCTTTGGAAGCGGATGTAATTATCATAGATGAGATGTCCATGGTAGATATACATCTGTTCCATGCGCTATTAAAAGCTGTAATACCAGGAATGCATCTAATATTTGTAGGTGATTCAAGCCAGCTTCCAAGCGTAGGCCCTGGACAGATCCTTCATGATCTTATTTCCTGCGGCAAGTTCGCAACAGTAGTTTTAAATCATATTTTCAGACAGGCCAAGGAAAGCGACATCGTTATGAATGCCCACTATATAAATCAGGGGCAGATGCCGGGACTTTCCAATAAGAGCAAGGATTTCTTTTTCCTAGAAAGAAATGATTACAACATAATATACAAGCACATGATAATGCTAATAAGAGATAAGCTCCCCGGTTATGTAGATGCAGATCCTTTCGACATACAGGTTCTTACACCTATGAAAAAAGGTGCTCTCGGGTGCGAGACTCTTAATAAGATATTGCAGCAGTATCTAAATCCTGCAGATCCTTCCAAGGCAGAATACATGCATGGCGACAGGCTTCTGAGAGTCGGTGATAAGGTCATGCAGATACATAACAACTATCAGGCCGAGTGGGAGATCATAGGTAAATACAACATCCCGATAGATGGTGGAACAGGAATATTCAACGGAGACATGGGACGCATTGTCAGCATTACGACAGCGACTTCTTCTCTTGTGGTTGAGTTTGATGAAAAAAGAAGAGTCACCTATTCCTTCAGTAATCTTGATGAGCTTGAACTTGCCTATGCCGTTACCATTCATAAATCCCAGGGTTCAGAGTATCCTGCTATCGTGATACCTCTTCTTGGCGGCCCGAGAATGCTTACCAACAGGAATCTTTTGTATACAGCAGTTACAAGAGCACGTAAATGCGTAATGATCCTTGGCAGCAAAGATGCTATCAGAGAAATGGTAGAAAATGAAGATCAGCTATCCCGCTATACTGGTCTTAAAGATCAGATAGAGGAGATCATGTCATATGATGAGTAA
- the rfbD gene encoding dTDP-4-dehydrorhamnose reductase, whose protein sequence is MKKIIVTGCNGQLGRQVNKEIGDEFELINTDVCEGEGIRSLDITNVDSVIALAREVKPYAIINCAAYTAVDAQEKDWDLSYKINAIGPRNLAIAATETGAKLVHISTDYVFAGNGTKPYTEFDPTGPVSAYGTTKLAGEKFVEQFAEHFFTIRTAWLYGDGKNFVKTMLRLSENHDEVSVVDDQVGSPTSTVELAKAIHYLLPTDNYGLFHGTCEGSCSWADFTDEIFRLAGKTTKVNHVSTKKYMEMNPASAPRPAYSILENYMFKLTSDFMFADWHDAIAEYIKTI, encoded by the coding sequence ATGAAAAAGATAATTGTTACAGGATGTAATGGTCAGCTTGGAAGACAGGTTAATAAAGAGATCGGCGATGAATTCGAACTTATAAATACAGATGTATGTGAAGGAGAAGGAATCCGTAGTCTTGATATCACCAATGTTGATAGTGTTATCGCTCTTGCAAGAGAGGTGAAGCCATATGCCATCATTAACTGCGCAGCATATACAGCAGTTGATGCACAGGAGAAGGATTGGGATCTGTCTTATAAGATCAATGCTATAGGACCCAGAAACCTTGCAATAGCAGCTACAGAAACAGGAGCTAAGCTTGTACATATTTCCACAGATTATGTATTTGCAGGAAACGGAACAAAGCCTTATACAGAATTTGATCCTACAGGTCCTGTAAGTGCGTATGGAACTACAAAACTTGCCGGTGAGAAATTCGTTGAGCAGTTTGCTGAGCATTTCTTCACAATAAGAACTGCATGGCTTTATGGCGATGGTAAGAACTTTGTTAAGACAATGCTCAGACTTTCTGAAAATCATGATGAAGTATCCGTTGTCGATGACCAGGTAGGAAGCCCTACAAGCACTGTTGAACTTGCTAAGGCTATTCATTACCTTCTTCCTACAGATAACTATGGACTGTTCCATGGAACATGTGAAGGATCATGCAGCTGGGCAGACTTTACTGATGAGATCTTCCGTCTTGCAGGCAAGACAACTAAAGTTAACCATGTATCAACCAAGAAATACATGGAGATGAATCCTGCCAGTGCTCCAAGACCTGCTTATTCAATCCTTGAGAATTACATGTTCAAACTTACAAGCGACTTCATGTTTGCTGACTGGCATGATGCAATAGCAGAGTATATCAAGACAATCTGA
- a CDS encoding CdaR family protein yields MKFLRGLYSNWGLKIASVLFAAVMWFLVTNINDPVSTERFTNIPVTFRNTSIISDAGEVYEVLDNTDIISSVTVRAPRSVIESFSKDNIVAIADFEKMTDDSTVPIEITITKDSGKIDSVIPSSTEVALSIENLATSTLALGATTSGTVSDGYIVSSVSTDQNQVRISGPQSVIDRIDRASVDVDVTGFTSNIGTDVSIKLYDENGSVVTDPAISMNITAVRVNVTILAIKTVPINYHTTGEPADGFMLSGDITSTPDTVVIAGKSSALSDVTSINVSDPLDVTGLTSDLQTTVNIADYLPNGISLGDADFNGICTVVVDIIPQANRTITIDAGSVTYDNVPENYKIVLGNGADDTSFTVEISGLGETIDSVSASDLNATIDLSQLTSQLSDDETLESGTYTVTVSFTPPEGVEINGTVRVTITATAPEEKEKTEDDE; encoded by the coding sequence ATGAAATTCTTACGAGGACTTTACTCTAACTGGGGACTTAAGATAGCATCAGTTCTCTTTGCGGCAGTTATGTGGTTCCTTGTTACCAATATTAACGATCCGGTTTCGACAGAGAGATTTACGAATATTCCGGTAACATTCAGAAACACAAGCATTATCTCTGATGCGGGGGAAGTGTATGAGGTACTTGATAATACCGACATTATCAGTTCCGTTACCGTAAGAGCACCCAGATCTGTAATTGAAAGCTTTTCCAAAGATAATATAGTTGCTATAGCAGATTTTGAGAAAATGACAGACGACAGTACTGTTCCGATCGAGATTACTATTACCAAGGATTCAGGTAAGATCGATTCAGTTATTCCAAGCAGTACGGAAGTTGCACTTTCGATCGAAAATCTTGCAACAAGTACACTGGCTCTTGGAGCTACAACTTCAGGAACTGTAAGTGATGGCTATATAGTAAGTTCTGTTTCTACTGATCAGAACCAGGTCAGAATAAGCGGACCACAGTCTGTGATCGACAGAATTGACAGGGCATCTGTTGATGTAGATGTTACAGGATTTACTTCCAATATCGGAACAGATGTTTCTATAAAGCTGTATGACGAGAATGGCAGTGTTGTAACAGATCCAGCGATCTCTATGAACATTACAGCTGTAAGAGTTAACGTTACTATACTTGCGATCAAGACTGTACCGATCAACTATCATACTACCGGAGAACCGGCTGATGGATTCATGCTATCAGGTGATATTACGAGTACCCCTGATACGGTTGTTATCGCAGGTAAGTCATCTGCTCTTTCAGATGTGACAAGCATTAATGTATCTGATCCTCTTGACGTAACAGGACTTACATCAGATCTTCAGACAACAGTTAACATTGCTGATTATCTGCCAAATGGTATCTCTCTTGGAGATGCAGATTTCAATGGAATATGCACTGTAGTCGTTGATATCATACCTCAGGCTAACAGAACCATAACTATTGATGCAGGCAGTGTGACATATGATAATGTTCCTGAGAATTACAAGATAGTACTTGGTAACGGCGCAGATGATACCAGCTTTACAGTTGAGATATCAGGTCTTGGCGAGACTATAGATTCCGTATCTGCTTCAGACCTTAATGCGACTATCGACTTGAGCCAGCTTACATCACAGCTTTCAGATGATGAGACCCTTGAGTCCGGTACATATACAGTTACAGTAAGCTTCACACCTCCTGAAGGTGTTGAGATAAATGGAACAGTTCGCGTGACTATCACAGCAACTGCTCCTGAAGAAAAAGAAAAAACAGAAGATGATGAGTAG
- a CDS encoding rod shape-determining protein, with translation MQYTDIGIDLGTASILVYIRGKGVVLKEPSVVAYDRDTDQILTFGEDARQMLGRTPGNIVAVRPLRQGVISDYQITEQMMKHFITKALGRRIYRKPLIAVCVPSGVTEVERKAVEDATRMAGARDVRIIEEPIAAAIGAGIDIIKPCGNMIVDIGGGTTDIAVISLGGTVVSTSVKIAGDDFDEAIVRYMRKKHNLLIGERTAEDIKIRVGSAYPRPEADYMDVRGRNLVTGLPKTVKISSEETEEALREPTTQIVEAIHGVLEKTPPELAADIADRGIVLTGGGSLLRGLEDLIAAKTGINTMTAEDPMTAVAIGTGKYVEFLSGAGN, from the coding sequence ATGCAGTATACAGATATCGGAATTGATTTAGGAACAGCAAGTATTCTTGTTTATATAAGAGGAAAGGGCGTTGTACTTAAGGAGCCCTCAGTTGTAGCATACGACAGAGACACAGACCAGATCCTTACATTCGGTGAGGATGCACGTCAGATGCTTGGACGTACACCTGGTAACATCGTAGCTGTTCGTCCTCTTCGTCAGGGCGTTATCAGTGATTACCAGATCACAGAGCAGATGATGAAGCATTTCATTACAAAGGCTCTCGGACGCAGAATTTATCGTAAACCTCTTATCGCTGTATGCGTTCCTTCAGGAGTTACTGAAGTTGAGCGTAAGGCCGTAGAAGATGCAACACGTATGGCAGGTGCCAGAGATGTTCGTATCATCGAGGAGCCTATCGCAGCAGCTATTGGTGCAGGTATCGATATCATTAAGCCTTGCGGCAACATGATAGTAGATATAGGTGGTGGTACAACAGATATCGCTGTTATTTCACTTGGCGGAACAGTTGTATCAACATCAGTTAAGATCGCAGGCGATGACTTTGATGAAGCTATCGTCCGCTATATGAGAAAAAAGCACAATCTTCTGATCGGTGAAAGAACTGCAGAAGATATCAAAATCCGCGTAGGAAGTGCATACCCACGTCCTGAAGCAGATTATATGGATGTGCGTGGACGAAATCTTGTTACAGGTCTTCCTAAGACTGTCAAGATTAGTTCAGAAGAAACAGAAGAGGCATTGAGAGAGCCTACAACACAGATAGTAGAAGCTATCCATGGTGTACTTGAGAAGACTCCTCCGGAACTTGCAGCAGATATCGCAGATCGTGGTATCGTTCTTACAGGTGGTGGATCACTTCTTAGAGGTCTTGAAGATCTCATTGCAGCTAAGACAGGCATCAACACCATGACAGCCGAGGATCCGATGACAGCTGTTGCTATCGGAACCGGTAAATATGTTGAGTTCCTCAGCGGTGCAGGAAACTAA
- a CDS encoding divergent PAP2 family protein has product MLDFFNELFNNVVIMCPVTAWLTAQILKTLIYMITYKEFNKERLLGDGGMPSSHSATVMSLVTIVGFTYGVSGFEFALAGILALITMHDAMGVRRETGKQAVVIKNLAELFEEMGKDIPDDEKLKVFVGHTPLQVIMGAILGVIVGCVFQGIVG; this is encoded by the coding sequence ATGTTAGATTTTTTTAATGAACTTTTCAATAATGTAGTAATAATGTGTCCTGTTACCGCATGGCTTACAGCACAGATCTTAAAGACTCTTATCTATATGATCACATATAAAGAGTTTAACAAGGAAAGACTCCTTGGAGATGGCGGTATGCCAAGCTCACATTCAGCAACTGTAATGAGCCTTGTTACTATCGTAGGCTTTACATACGGAGTATCCGGATTTGAATTTGCACTTGCCGGAATCCTTGCACTCATAACAATGCACGATGCAATGGGTGTAAGACGTGAGACAGGTAAGCAGGCAGTTGTTATCAAGAACCTTGCCGAACTATTTGAAGAGATGGGTAAGGACATTCCGGATGACGAGAAGCTTAAAGTCTTTGTAGGACATACACCGCTTCAGGTTATTATGGGAGCTATACTCGGTGTCATCGTTGGATGTGTATTCCAGGGCATCGTAGGTTAA
- a CDS encoding flagellar hook-basal body protein — protein MVRSLWSAATGMNAQQTNVDTIANNLANVNTTGFKAQQAEFKSLLYQDLNSVTTTANGDPKPTTSQVGLGVRTAALTQLFSQGSLLDNPSTSAFAISGNGFFSYHDADGNPVYTRNGDFIWAIGNEEGTELVLTTSDGNPILSTEGEEIRLEGGYISNRISVGSDGTIYYPDEDGVPQEVGFTIGLWQFQNPGGLERVGSTTWKVTAASGPAMNEAETDGIEKSIIRQGYLEGSNVNVATEMVNLIVAQRAYEMNSTAITTTDQMMQTANQLKR, from the coding sequence ATGGTACGTAGCTTATGGTCAGCCGCAACAGGCATGAATGCTCAGCAGACAAATGTAGATACGATCGCGAATAACCTTGCGAACGTTAATACAACAGGATTTAAAGCTCAGCAGGCGGAGTTTAAGTCCCTTCTTTATCAGGATCTTAATTCTGTTACAACAACAGCTAACGGCGATCCCAAGCCTACGACTTCGCAGGTTGGACTTGGTGTAAGAACAGCGGCATTGACGCAGCTCTTTTCACAGGGATCACTTCTTGATAATCCAAGTACATCAGCCTTCGCAATAAGCGGCAACGGATTCTTCTCATATCATGACGCAGATGGTAATCCGGTGTATACGAGAAATGGTGACTTCATCTGGGCAATCGGTAACGAAGAAGGAACAGAGCTTGTGCTGACAACATCAGATGGTAACCCAATTCTTAGTACTGAGGGCGAAGAGATTAGACTTGAAGGCGGATATATCTCTAACAGAATCTCAGTAGGATCTGATGGAACCATTTATTATCCGGATGAAGATGGTGTTCCTCAGGAAGTTGGATTTACGATAGGCCTATGGCAGTTCCAAAATCCCGGCGGTCTTGAAAGAGTTGGAAGTACAACCTGGAAAGTCACTGCTGCAAGCGGCCCTGCCATGAACGAAGCTGAGACTGACGGAATAGAGAAGAGTATCATAAGACAAGGATACCTTGAAGGTTCTAATGTTAACGTTGCTACTGAGATGGTCAATCTTATAGTAGCTCAGCGTGCATATGAAATGAATTCTACAGCCATCACAACAACAGACCAGATGATGCAGACAGCTAACCAGCTGAAACGATAA
- a CDS encoding flagellar hook-basal body protein, translating to MVKGLYTAWSAMINEQHRMDVATNNLANANTNGYKKEGSTQQTFRSQLALKIKDTSEPGLYPRRLGHIVPGVKTGEDYTDWSEGPMKSTGSTWDLAISGKGFFAIDYTSAHNNIAGHQAGQQTVMYTRDGNFTLTADGALVTHDGDYVLDTEGQHIVVDTTKKHAVNVKGQVLEFTGEGENETSEVIATVGLFDFEDYDALAKYGENLYEPTDAAVLIDATGSINAGFLEQSNVSVVDEMVSIINIQRHYEAASTMIQTANETLKTATSELGRL from the coding sequence ATGGTTAAAGGACTCTACACTGCATGGTCCGCGATGATCAATGAACAACATCGCATGGACGTTGCAACCAATAATCTGGCTAACGCCAACACTAACGGATACAAAAAAGAGGGTTCTACCCAGCAAACATTCAGATCACAGCTGGCCCTCAAAATTAAAGATACATCCGAACCAGGTCTTTATCCCAGAAGACTTGGTCATATCGTCCCCGGTGTCAAGACCGGAGAGGATTATACAGATTGGTCTGAAGGACCTATGAAGTCCACAGGCAGTACATGGGATCTGGCAATTTCTGGAAAAGGCTTTTTCGCTATAGATTACACCAGTGCACACAACAACATAGCAGGACACCAGGCAGGGCAGCAGACTGTCATGTATACACGTGACGGCAATTTTACCCTTACAGCAGATGGCGCTCTTGTTACACATGACGGAGATTATGTTCTCGATACAGAAGGACAGCATATAGTTGTAGATACAACTAAAAAGCATGCTGTAAATGTTAAAGGACAGGTTCTTGAGTTCACCGGAGAAGGTGAAAACGAAACAAGTGAGGTTATAGCAACAGTAGGTCTTTTCGATTTTGAAGACTATGATGCACTTGCCAAATATGGTGAAAACCTGTATGAACCCACAGATGCAGCAGTTCTGATCGATGCAACCGGATCTATAAATGCAGGATTTTTGGAACAGTCTAATGTCTCAGTAGTTGACGAAATGGTGTCGATAATAAATATACAAAGACATTATGAAGCTGCATCTACGATGATACAGACAGCCAATGAAACACTTAAGACAGCAACGTCTGAACTTGGAAGATTGTAA
- the cdaA gene encoding diadenylate cyclase CdaA, whose protein sequence is MPDIKGTDIVEILIIAFLVYHMLVWMRNTRIWSLMKGIVVIVVFIIIAALFNMNTILWIVQNVLSIAVIAVVVVLQPELRRALEQLGRKNFLSGIFPFDISGGEGRFSDRTIDEIARACVEMAKVRTGALIVIEQEHSLAEYEQTGIEVDAIVTSQLLINIFEHNTPLHDGAVIVRGNRITAATCYLPLSDNMNIGKELGTRHRAGVGVSEVTDSLTIIVSEETGKISVAYGGVLDRSLDSESLKERLRQIQNKTEEEHKHRPVFRGRVKAE, encoded by the coding sequence ATGCCTGATATAAAGGGGACGGATATTGTTGAAATCCTGATAATTGCCTTTCTCGTTTATCATATGCTGGTATGGATGCGTAATACCAGAATATGGTCTTTGATGAAAGGTATTGTTGTCATAGTCGTTTTCATCATTATTGCGGCCCTCTTTAACATGAATACGATTCTGTGGATAGTGCAGAATGTTCTTAGTATAGCCGTAATAGCTGTTGTTGTAGTACTTCAGCCGGAACTTCGAAGAGCACTTGAACAGCTTGGACGTAAAAATTTTCTTTCAGGTATTTTCCCGTTTGATATAAGCGGTGGAGAAGGAAGGTTCTCAGACCGCACGATAGATGAGATTGCCAGAGCCTGTGTTGAAATGGCTAAGGTTAGAACAGGTGCGCTTATCGTTATAGAGCAGGAACATTCACTGGCAGAATATGAACAGACAGGAATTGAAGTTGATGCTATTGTTACAAGTCAGCTTCTTATCAATATTTTCGAACATAACACTCCTCTTCATGATGGAGCAGTTATAGTCAGAGGTAATCGTATTACGGCTGCTACATGTTATCTTCCACTTTCAGATAACATGAACATTGGTAAAGAGCTTGGAACAAGGCACAGAGCCGGCGTTGGTGTGTCAGAGGTTACTGATTCACTTACCATCATCGTTTCTGAGGAGACAGGTAAGATATCAGTTGCATACGGCGGAGTTCTCGACAGATCCCTTGATTCTGAGAGCCTTAAAGAAAGACTTAGACAGATTCAGAATAAGACTGAAGAGGAACATAAACACAGACCTGTTTTCAGAGGGAGGGTCAAGGCAGAATGA
- a CDS encoding ComF family protein, giving the protein MMSKKRAYELYDKVVTILFPRHCPFCDKVVPYGSMAHEKCRAKAEYADSHETCLKCGKPLLYGHAEYCRDCLKGGHVFDYGMSLYNYRTVSGSIYRFKYEGRQEYADFYAMEIEKHLGAKIRALKPDALIPVPMYKGKKNKRGYNQAEILAKAIGRRMDIPVRCDIIERVRDTTPMKQLSASERHVNLKKAFNIKQNDVKLKNLIIIDDIYTTGSTVDHMTWQLKKGPASSIYVLSLAIGQTA; this is encoded by the coding sequence ATGATGAGTAAAAAAAGAGCTTATGAATTATATGACAAGGTGGTGACGATTCTTTTTCCAAGACATTGTCCGTTCTGTGATAAGGTGGTGCCCTATGGAAGCATGGCACATGAAAAGTGCAGGGCGAAGGCAGAATATGCTGACAGCCATGAAACATGTCTTAAATGTGGTAAGCCGCTTTTATACGGACATGCTGAGTATTGCAGAGACTGCTTAAAGGGTGGTCACGTATTTGATTATGGAATGTCACTTTATAATTACCGGACAGTATCAGGATCGATATACAGATTCAAGTATGAAGGAAGGCAGGAATATGCTGACTTTTATGCAATGGAAATAGAAAAACATCTTGGAGCAAAGATAAGAGCACTAAAACCTGACGCTCTTATACCCGTGCCGATGTATAAGGGCAAAAAGAATAAAAGAGGCTATAATCAGGCTGAAATTCTTGCCAAAGCAATAGGAAGAAGAATGGATATTCCGGTCAGATGTGACATCATCGAAAGAGTGCGTGATACAACGCCAATGAAGCAATTATCAGCAAGTGAGCGCCACGTCAATTTGAAAAAAGCTTTTAATATAAAACAAAATGATGTAAAATTAAAGAATCTCATAATAATTGACGATATCTATACGACGGGTTCAACAGTTGACCATATGACCTGGCAACTGAAAAAAGGCCCGGCATCGTCTATTTATGTACTGTCCCTGGCAATAGGACAGACGGCATAA